In a genomic window of Octadecabacter temperatus:
- the nuoN gene encoding NADH-quinone oxidoreductase subunit NuoN, producing the protein MLSQDLNTILPEIILSLFAMAAMLGAVYTVKDKAATLLVWITSGLFVALAFWIGTTGEGTTTAFNGMFVDDAFSRFAKVTILLAAAAVLIMSQEYMAKRDLLRFEYPILIALSVVGMMMMVSAGDLMSLYMGLELQSLALYVVASLRRDSVKSTEAGLKYFVLGALSSGLLLYGASLTYGFAGTTAFTGIIEATSDGVSLGLLFGLVFMSAGFAFKVSAAPFHMWTPDVYEGSPTPVTAFFATAPKVAAMGLFARVMHDAFGNSVSDWQQIIAFLSVVSMFLGAIAAIGQTDIKRLMAYSSIAHMGFALMGLASGTAFGVQAMLVYLAIYVAMNIGTFAFILSLQKDGVPVTNIASLNMYSKREPVKALAMLILLFSLAGVPPMLGFFGKFYVLQAAYEAGLAWLAVAGVVASVIGAFYYLRIVFFMYFGTEQDEQLDASGSPVLWGFLVASAAVMILGVINLFGIEPLAEAASLALVN; encoded by the coding sequence ATGTTGTCCCAAGACCTGAACACCATCCTGCCCGAAATCATCCTGTCGCTGTTTGCGATGGCTGCAATGCTGGGCGCGGTTTACACGGTGAAAGACAAAGCGGCGACGCTGCTGGTCTGGATCACGTCCGGCCTGTTTGTCGCTTTGGCATTCTGGATCGGCACCACGGGCGAGGGGACAACGACAGCCTTCAACGGCATGTTCGTGGATGACGCATTCAGCCGCTTCGCCAAGGTTACGATCTTGCTGGCTGCCGCTGCCGTTCTGATCATGAGCCAAGAATACATGGCGAAGCGTGACCTGCTGCGGTTCGAATACCCGATCCTGATCGCACTGTCCGTTGTCGGTATGATGATGATGGTGTCGGCTGGCGATTTGATGTCGCTTTACATGGGCCTCGAGCTGCAGTCATTGGCACTGTATGTCGTTGCGTCTTTGCGTCGCGACTCTGTGAAATCCACTGAGGCTGGCCTGAAGTACTTTGTGCTTGGCGCGTTGTCGTCCGGTTTGCTGCTTTACGGGGCGTCCCTGACATACGGTTTCGCAGGCACCACCGCGTTTACGGGCATCATAGAGGCGACGTCTGATGGCGTGTCCCTTGGGTTGCTGTTCGGTCTTGTGTTCATGTCCGCTGGCTTCGCGTTCAAAGTGTCCGCAGCGCCGTTCCACATGTGGACGCCAGACGTTTACGAGGGTTCACCAACACCGGTGACTGCGTTCTTTGCGACGGCCCCGAAGGTCGCTGCGATGGGCTTGTTCGCCCGGGTGATGCATGACGCATTCGGCAATTCAGTTTCCGACTGGCAGCAAATCATCGCATTCCTGTCTGTGGTTTCCATGTTCCTTGGTGCGATCGCCGCGATCGGCCAGACTGACATCAAGCGCTTGATGGCGTATTCCTCCATCGCGCACATGGGCTTTGCCTTGATGGGCCTGGCGTCTGGTACGGCGTTTGGCGTGCAGGCGATGCTGGTTTACCTCGCGATCTATGTCGCGATGAACATCGGTACCTTCGCGTTCATCCTGTCTTTGCAAAAAGACGGCGTTCCGGTCACAAATATCGCGTCCTTGAACATGTATTCCAAGCGTGAGCCTGTGAAGGCGCTCGCGATGTTGATCCTGTTGTTCTCACTTGCAGGCGTTCCACCAATGCTCGGCTTCTTTGGTAAGTTCTACGTGCTGCAGGCCGCTTACGAAGCAGGCCTCGCTTGGTTGGCTGTTGCCGGTGTTGTCGCATCCGTAATCGGCGCGTTCTACTACCTGCGCATCGTGTTCTTCATGTACTTCGGCACTGAACAGGACGAGCAGTTGGATGCCAGCGGATCACCTGTTCTCTGGGGCTTCTTGGTGGCATCTGCTGCTGTGATGATCCTCGGCGTGATCAATCTGTTTGGGATTGAGCCACTGGCCGAAGCTGCGTCGCTCGCACTTGTTAACTAA